A window of Mus musculus strain C57BL/6J chromosome 3, GRCm38.p6 C57BL/6J genomic DNA:
CTCCAATTGCAGAAAAGGGCAGAACATGGTTCACAAAGTAGAAGCCACTGTGTGGTGTGGTTTAAATTTTTATAGTAGCCATATGAAAAGTGGTAAGAGAGAGATACAATTAATTTTGATGGTATGCATTTCATTTAGCCCATTACATTCAAAATGCTATCATTTCAATATGTTGGTGGTGgtgcttcaatcccagcatttgggaggcagaggcaagtggatcttagAATTCAAGACCAGTataatctacagaatgagttccaggatggccagggctgcacagataAACCTTGTCTTGGGGGGAAAAAGGATTATtgagaccatttttttttttacactaaaTTATTGAAATCtggtgtgtattttatttttacagcaTATTTTAGTATGAACCAAGTACAGTTTAGCCAGTACTCTTTAACACATGCTATTATTCAATGCAAGACAAGGCCAGAAAGTGCACCCAACATCAGCTCCCAGCAGCCTGCCCTTGGGACACTCTCATTTGCCTTTCTGGCATGTCTGATTGCTAGTGCTCCCCTTCAGGTATATGTCCTCCACCCTATATAATCTCTGGGCCTCTGGTGTTTTCTCTTCAGTACACTCTAGTCACTGGTAGTCAGGTCTCCCTTTTTAAAGATCTATCTGGTCGTGCTAGATAGTGCTATTCCTATAAGTAAAATCCAGAACCCTCACATGTAAAGATTGTATGTGTGCGACCTGCCCCAGTCCTGATGGCATTCTGCTTCCTAAGGTCGCTGGGTTGCTTTCCAGTTTGCAGGGCCTTTGACATACTGGATCTCACTTAGTTCTCACAGCTGCCATGTGACATAGGAAGACCCGAACAAGTGAAACATTTATCCATATTATTTAGGTAGAAAAATAGACTTGAACTTAATAGGAGGTTTTCTAAGATACTCCTAATAACAGCAGAACAGGCTGAAAACTCATGTCTTTGGAGAATCTCTTTAGTCCTGTTTCTTGCttaattcttttgcttttttctcAATATTGCAATGGCATTGACAGCTCGACAAGGTTGCTGtgtcttttacttttttctgtgCCTATACACATTCTTTCCTTCCCTGCATGTCAACAGAGCCGCTGTCAGAATCCTACCCTTTCCGGGGTGCTCTGGGTAAATCCATTTAACACATGCCAATCATTCCTTGGATCTAATTTGTAGCTTCCAGTGCACTTGAACGTGTGTTTGCCTGTTTGGCAGATGCTTCACTGATTAGTGTATAGGActgaattctttgttttttcaagacagggtttctctgtgtagccctggctgtcctggaactcactttgtagaccaggctggcctcgaactcagaaatccacctgcctctgcctcccaagtgctgggattaaaggcatgctatTTAGGTTGGCACCATAGAAAGAAGGTCCAGGGAAATCCAGTGTGGCTTCCCTGGAATATATCTGAAGCTGAGCCCTGAAGAATGAGTGGATCTCAGAGAGTTAGCAACTGGTGGTCAAGGGGAGTGTGGCAAAAGATATGGACttgtaaaagacacacacaccatgttcAAGACTTAGAGCTCAATCAGAAACAGGAATCATTGGACCAGGCTTTGTGGACACACCTTTTATcacagcactcggaaggcagaagcaggcaggtctctgtgacttggaggccatcctggtgagttccaggacagctagagttacacagtgagaccctatctcaagaaaacaaaaaacagagaatccctgaaaGGTGAAGGGTGTTGAATGTTGTGACTCACTTCTTTAAAGGATAGCTGTGAAGCAAAAGCACTAGTACGTGCAGGAGTTAAAGCTGAAGTGGGTATAGGAGGCCAGATCTTGTCAGGTGAAGTCAGAGGTGCCTCAGGCCATTGTAGAGGCCGTGCTGTCGAGGTGGATTCCTGAGATGCCGGGCAGTCAAGTCGGAGGGGCCCGATTGATTCATTTCGAGATCAAGAAACTTGAATTTCTGGCATGGGCCTGCACAGCACTGCTTGCAGAGGAGAAAGCATGTgcatggctggcctggagctgagGACACTGGCTTCAGTTTTTAACATTCTAGCTTCAAGGAGTTGTGGAGGAGGTGATTTTGTCTTTTTCCATAGCCTTTAAGAAAGCTGGTGGTACCACTTCTTGTTATTGCTTGTTGTTATAGTGctacttgctgctgctgctgctgcagctgctgggaATCAGATTTGGAGGGGCCAGGTGACTTGCCTGAGAAGTACACAGCCAGGAAAGGACTGAACCTGGACTTGGGATTGTGTTTGAACCACTAACAATGTGTAGGGGGCCAGATGTTATTGGCTGTCTGGGGAGgaatatgtgtatgtggaggggtgtgtgtgtccaCGCACGCATATGTGAAGCTAGGGATAAACTTCTGGTGTCACCATCTATtgttttccactttatttttgagataggctcacTGAatggctagactgactggccagggaGCCCCTGGGTTGTCCCAGCCCTGCCTCTGAACACTTGGATTATAGGTACATATTGATacttggctttttacatgggtgttgaGACATCTCCCTCCAGCCTCTAACGCTCTGTTTTTAAAACCATATCCCATCTGTGTTCCAGTGTTGACAAGCTAAACAACCCTCAGCATACTAGTCTGCCTGCTTCCTCCACACACACGTCTGATAGCCAGTTCCTCCTCTGATACACTCATGAAATTAGAAAGGAGAGACTGGGGCTGGGACTTGATAGCTCTTCAGTGCATATATATATCTTTGATATCCTGGACAACAGTTACACAGGTGTTCTTAAAGTGATTGTGAAAATGTGAGTGAACCTCTTTTTCGTATgattgggggtagggggaggtcTGGGTCGAGTGAATAAGTCACCCTAGACTGCTCACAGGAAGAAAAGgtgacattttaaacatttttttattttaagatttatttatttatttattatatgtaagtacactgtagtggtattcagacactctagaagagggcatcagatctcattatagatggctgtgagccaccatgtggttgttggagtttgaactgaggacctttggaagagcagtcagtgctcttaaccgctaagccatctctccagcccttaaatattttttaatggtgGAAGGAGATTTTAGGTACAGCTCAATGCTAGAGCTATGGGCTAGTGTACACAAAACACCAAAGAGCAAAGGATGATGAACTATAGTGGATGACTTTAggggagaaataacagatgtggTTACTTGTTAACAGCTTAAAAGAGAGTGAGGGCGGTTTCCTCAGACAAGGACCAGTAGTAGATACATCAGACAGTAGTAGATGCACAGCCACCTCTTACTCAAGCTCTagggagtctgatgccctcttctggcctccacagtcacCTCCACACTTGGCAGAAGCACAGACGGCACACTGacacataagtaaaaaaaattctaaaagtaaaaataatagtaacaaaTATAAACACTTGGGTAAGTGGTTATTTgagaacagaattctcaaaacacATAGCAGATTTCAagtagaatagatttttttttttacctttgagAAATCTCACATCACCACCACAGGGCAAGCTATACAATATCACTTATAATGTTTCAAAATAGCCAGGATGGGTGTAGTGGCATGTTCCTATAATCTcttgctgaggcaagaggatactTAATTTGAGCCTAGCCTGGGttaaatagtgagttccaggacagtttggaatacagagtgagattctgtcccaaacaaacaaaaacattgaacCTGATTTTCATCATGAGGAGACAGGAGGCATTTACCAATTGTGGGCCATTCATTCAACAAGACGGTCGGCTTGGACTCTTCAGACTATCctgtgggggtgaggggagggagatggctcagtcagtaaagtacttgctgtacaaacgtgaggaccagagttcagatccacaGCACCCATGTGAAACACTGGAACTGATagaatctgtaatcccagctctagcTCTGTGTCTAGGAACGCAGAGACATTCGAATCCCTGGAGTTCCCTGGCCAAACAGCCTAGCTGAATTattgaactccaggttcagtgagaaaccctatctttaaATAAGGTGCAGAGTACCTGAGGAAACACCTgatactgacctctgacctccacatttgtacaaacatatccatacacataGAACACACAACATGATAAAGCATCATTGTTCTAAGAGATAAAATGGGCAGAGGGCTCAGTAGGTGGAaagaatcataatgcaaatatctgatattcaggatatctgttATTCAACCCCAGTGAAAAGGTCattcgacccacaggttgagaactgctgatgaAGAGCATTactctccctcctgctccttcaACTTTAGTGCTGCTTGAAATTATTCAAAATCAAACATGGAGCAGGGTAACTTGATAGAGAGGGAAGGGGTAGAAGCAATTGGGCAATATCTTTAAAAACGTATATGGTTAAGTTGGAGGCAGACGTGAGCACAGTATTCCATAGGATCTGCTAGTGGAGAGAGGCAGTCAGGAGTgaacttgaaatttttttttagattcaccTAATGAAAGGCACTCACACGCCAAATTGTATACGTAGTGAAAAGCTGAGGAGTCTATCATGGGTTCTCGAAGGGCTGAGGAATGATGTGACAGAGGGACAGTAAAATGACATGATCGTAGTTGGTGGCAGTCAGTACTTGGTAGTCAGTTTCTTTCAATAACCCAAGCTTGAGACAGTGTACCTACTAAGGTACCAAGTGCACGGATAACACTGAACTTTCTGGACAAGGAAAACTTCCTCTTGATCAAGAGTGCACTGAGGGAAGACAAACCATAAACAGGAAGTGTATTTGTTATACCGGAACAGGTTCTGAAGGACCTATTTTAGCTGGATAATTTGTATCAGAAAACTCTAGAGAGTATATGTTTGAAGGGAAatctctactctttttttttttctttccccgagtcagggtttctctgtatagctctggctgtcctggaactcactttgtagaccaggctggcctcgaactcagaaatctgcctgcctctgcctcccaagtgctgggattgaaggcgtgtgccaccactgccctgatGAAATCTCTACTCTTAAGGTTGAAATTAAATGAAACCTGAACTTtggtattacattttattttatattttatttttatttcttcaaaaggAGCTCTGGCAAAGTTTTATTAAAGGTAAACTTTCTTGTTTACTTCTCACCAGTCTGTTCTGGCATGCTTCTAATAATATCAGAATCACCTGGGTCAATGATAGCCAGTGTGCATACTCTGTAGTATTTTCCACACGCTGTGCCCAGTTCAATATTATTGCCACTGTAGTGATAGACCCCAGTTTTAGCCAACATGGCATAGAACTCTATTTCAGATTTCCTCAAAGCTGGACAGTTGTTGGCAAGGATAACCAACTTGGCTTTGCCTTGTCTGATCATCTTCAGAGTCTGTTTGTATCCCAGCACGTACTTCCCACTTTTCATAACAAGTTGGAGCCTAGAGTTGATCAACTCCAGAGACTTTTCCGTCTTCTCTGCAGCcaccatcttcctgccttaggtGCTGGACAACCCCCAACCAACACCAGCCACCAAGATGGCCAGGGATGGAGAAAGGCTtggtattactttttttttttttttttttttttttgagacagggtttctctatatagctctggctgtcctggaactcattttgtagaccagtctggcctcaaactcagaaatccacctgcctctgcctcccgagtgctgggattaaaggcatgtgctaccacgctCAGCTGGTATTACATtttaatggagaaaataactgcaattttttttcttctgaccaCCATGTCAAACTTCTTTATTCTCTTCTTTGCTTCCTCCCTGGGCTCTCATATTTTAACCTCCTAAGGTTTTCCTTCCAAATGTATGCTCAGACATGAAACTAATATGACCCAAAGTTTGGCTGTTCTTTCTACCTACCAGGCCTAACATAGACATGTCTTCTTCCTTCAATTCATtggtcatttttccttttttaagctCTTAATTTAACAAAAGAAATGCAGCTATATTTGTGTGGTGTAAGCAAGGGCACAGTGAACCACTGAATTAGACCATTCCAATGGTAGAAAGAAAGGTTGGTTGGGGATCAGATTACcaagggacagagagaagagaaaagtgaCAGACAAGCAGGCGGATTTTATCCAGCAGGGTGGGGGTCTTTGATCTGATACAGGCTGTTCAGATTGACAGGGACTAGATGCTCTGTCTGAAGTAGTTGACCTTTGGGGGAGGATCAAGGGAGGTTCCTGGTAATTTAAGGGAAGTTCTTGGTAGGCAGAAACCCACCTTTAGGTCTCTGTTTAGCAAATAACATTCTGTTTACCAGGCAAAGTTCTTCTATTTAAAGTAAAGTCTTCACTACCGgtgagggcagggcagggtagAGAGGAACACCTTTAATATCTGACAATCTGTCCTGTCAGACCCACCCTGACCTGTGCTTGCTTGggtgcttggttggttggttggttggttggttggttttggttttagtgaAACCTGTAGTGGCTGGTCATGGTCAGCTGATCTTTGCCCATGCCCCCAGCAGTCTTCTTTAGTATGTATACTCGCTTTCAGTTTTGAAGCCCTAATTCATGCCACAGCTCAAAGGCAGTCCAGGCCAGCTTGACTCAGTGATAGACTTCATGCTATGCAGGGTCATAGACTCAGTCCCCACCACTCAAAACATACAAGTGTTTCCCAGTTCAGATGAATCTTAAGAGTTTTAATTGGGATGTACAACGCCGGTTTCCTTCTAGAGTCAAGAACAAGGTAAAATGGACGTTCTCAGGAATTCAGACCCAGCTTGCGTTGGATGGAGGATGTTGTGGGTACACTAAAGAAAGCAGTGGAGCAGTTGGAACCAAAGAGCCCTTTTCCAGAGACTCATTTCTGACAGGGGGCTGGTAGTCCCTGGGTTGGGACCAAAACTACAAGTTTTCCTCATCCACTTGTTTGTATCCCTATTGCCTGGCAGTGTCTAATAATATTCCCTGTTGGAGAAAGGCGAGATACTGAGCCCTATGGAACAGTTCAGGGAAGCACCTAAGTGTATGGTTATACAGCAGGTCATACCTCCTGTTAAATATTATGGCACTTCTGAATGCAGGCCGAGCCTCAGGAATCCTACAGAGACTCTGGTGAATTTGCACTATTATAAGCTCACCACTGAATCCGCTCCCAGCCCTGGTCGGTCTGTcgggtttttcttttaaactaacCATCTCCAGTGTCTTGTCTggtttatgttgttttgttttctttctcttccttcctcctatcCTGCATCACTCTCTCCTGGGTCCCACGTCCTCTTCTTTgatgtcttcctctctctgaccCAAAGATCAGCCAGTAAAAAGCAATCTCACCTGTCCAGGTAAGAGGAATGCCTCTGGGGGAGAAAAGATCCcgtctttgtatttttaaatttgtgtagggtggtggtggtggtgctggtggtgctggtggtggtgattgCTTGTGGAATAAggagtattgttttgttttcaagactggCCATATACCCCAGGCCGGTCTACAAAATGTTATATATAACCCTGGCTGCCTTGAGCtcagcagtcttcctgcctcagcctccaaaggccAGGATGACCGTTGTCTGCCATTTCATCTGGCTCTTGTGAATAGTTAATATCTTCACACAGTTCACAAGTAAACACAACAAAGAATCTGCTAAGAGGGCTCCAGTCCAGTGCCTGTTCCTTAGCCAACCCCTTCCCACCTCAGAGAAGCCACTGTTGTTTCTCTTATACGCTGCAAAGATGTGgcagatgtttccatatatataataaatatgcaaacatatcatcctttcatttttatctactGCTTTAAATGTCCACACAATTCTCATCTTCTCCCTTAATAGTATCATAGAAATCATTCTTTAAACACAATTTTATAAGGACAAATTCTGcattgttctatagatatgagaTCATGGTTTCTGGTATTCTACCATTGTGCACAGTCACATAAGCTTCCACTTAGTCACTGACTACAGCTAAGATGGGGACCACCCCTTCCTGAGGGCAGCAGCTACTGAATCTGGAGCTGTGAACTTGTGCATGTTCTAAAAAGTCTGGCCACAGCAGTGTTCTGAGTTTGTTTCCTGTTCCTGTATCTTCCCTAATTAAAGAAGAGACCAAGAAAGGAATGTGATGGCTGGTGAAATGTGGTGTGTTGAAGGTTGAgggtcttaacctctgagcagTATGCCAGAGGCCAGCTGTGGGCGGGCTGACTGTGAGGCTGAAGGACATGGTCACCAACAGAGCAGATTCCTGTTCTTCACTAGTAGCTAGAAGATGAATAGACTTTTCAGAAGTTCAGGCTGTTGGCATGCTCCTGGTCTTTAAAGATCAAGGATTCAAGTTGCCCTTTCCCTAGTTCCTTAGTACTAAATGTCCAGGTGCCATCTTAGAGAGGGAAGACTTTCAGGGACAAAGAGATGAAGTCATTCAGTGCTCTGCTGTGTTCATGGAGGCCTCTGTATGTGTCTGGCCCACCatatctctccagtctcctcttTTGCATATCATCACCTAACGCTAACtagctgtttgtttttcttgcatTCATTTTTCTCCGCTGCTCCGTTCTGTTCCATCAGCCCCATTGCATCCTGGTAAGACCCTGCAAGCACATGTATGTTTGCACAATCGTCCTGCCGTTGTCTCTTTGTTGTCTGACTCTACAAATGGTATTTCTCTTCACACCCTGCTGAGTATTAAAGAAACCATACTTGCCCTGCCCAGTCAGGATTCCAGATAGGTGATGTTGTCAGCAGTATAGGACACATGACTAGTCTGCTATTGGGATGACCAGGTTACAAGGTGGGTGGGTTATCTTTCATTGTTCAAGACTCTGGGCCCCGTTTAACAGAGCCTCCGACCCCTGGTCCCTCCCTGCTCGGCTCACTAGTGTGTTTCCTTTGCTCCTTCTCCAGGTTAAGTAGCCTGTCTTCTCTGGGAGATTCTACACCTGAACGCACATCCCCTTCTCACCACCGCCAGCCCTCTGACACCTCTGAGACAACAGGTAAGTGCCTGGTGGCATCAGCATAGACACCGGTGTGTGCCCCTATAGAGAAATCCTGTACAGGCATGTGTAAAACACCTAACTTTGCGTTGAGCATGTAATATGTATATTGGGTTTTATGTCAGGAGGTTTATAACATTTACCTCCTTATGCCAACCTAGGAAGTAGGTTTTATATACTTCTTTTGTAGCTAAGGAAACTGAAGTAGGGAGAAAAGTTAGGAAACTTGCCCGACCTCACACTTCTTGAAGACAGCATTGAGGCTTGGAACAGTTGTGTTGTAACTCTAGGCCCACACTCTGTCATCCCAGAGTGCTGTCACATATGTGCAGTGTCCAGTAAAGATCTACAGCAGAGACAGTGGCATACTATGCATGAATAATGATATGTATAAAAGGGTTTCTCCTGGCATTTGTCATTCCCTATATTTGGCAAGGAAACAACCCCAAATCACCTTCATGATTTATCCAGCTCTGTAGCACAACTCAACAAGCTTTGGGGTCCCGTTTGCTATGGTCACTGAGTATAACAATGTAAAATTCCAGTCAACCCAGGGCTCTACTTATCTTTCCTGTGGTCTTGAGGACCACAGCTAGACTTAGCTCTACCCCTTCTTCAATCAATCTCACCCACATAGGCCTAAAGGGACAACTATTTCAGCACTTCAGAGAAGTGTCATAAGGATTACTTCTTATGGATTACAGAGATGATTACCGTTTTTACCAGTCACTGAGAATGCCATATATTAGAGCAGTATATGTGGACACGGTGAATCTGGGAATTGGATTAGCCTTGGAAAAGACTAATCTTTAAAAAGCAGTTGGCTGGCTTGGATGCACTGGCCTTCTAGTGAGACTGCCTGCCCAAACTCCTGTCCCCTACCCCAACAGGTCTTGTTCAGCGCTGTGTCATCATCCAAAAGGACCAGCATGGCTTTGGCTTCACAGTTAGTGGAGATCGCATTGTGCTGGTGCAGTCTGTGCGCCCTGGTGAGTATCATGACCCTCCTGTTAAGAGTAGGCACTGTGTGTATGCTAGTGCTGCATGACTTAGAGTCTGTTTAAATGAGAGATCCTGAAGGAAGGGTGAATGAGTTATTCTAGAATTCTTGGTTGCATCACAGAGGCCAAGTGGTAAAGCACTTTGTGatgcacatttacatacatatacaatttcTTAAAAATGTGCAATGTGTGGAAATCTACTAGCAAATAACTTGAAATTAGAGAGGAAGTAGCTATCTTACTGAATATATAAACATCAGGTTACTTCTAATAacaagtaattttaaaatgttgaatttgAGCTGGGCGTTGTAgcacacacgtttaatcccagcacttgagaggcagaagcggTTGGATTCCTCTATGTATTTAgggtcaacctggtctatatgacaacaacacaacaataataatataaaatctgcccacagaggccagaagagggcatgggattccctgaaactggagttacaggtagttacaGTTGGTGCCCAGAACCATTCACTGTTCTGGGCACCAACCCAGAGCCTCTGCAAAAGTagcaagtgctgttaaccactgagccatctctccggcctccAACAGTACATGTTAGATGATGGCAATCTTAGTTCCCAAATTGAAAGCTAAAATGAAAAATAGACTTGATATACTAGGAGCATCTTGgggaaaatttacaaaatataatgTTTATGCTTCTCATTAGCTTGTTTTTGTTGTAGTGTTCTTGTGCTTCTTGGATATAAATTAAGGTTAAAATAGAAGCTATTTACAACTTGTGAACCAAAACTCTGTACCCTCCAGTTAAAACGGTCAAGAGCAGGGTCATCTGGGCTCCACTTTGGTCAGCTGACATCAGAAGACCTTAATACGGTCTTCTTAATACCTCAAATGAAGAGACTATCAATGGATTGAAATCTGTTTAGTAGAATGTTATTATCTCTAATGGTAAGAACCTGGAGAAGTATCTTTATGAGCTTCTCAAGAATTATAAGCCACCGGTTTGAAAGCTAAGGTTTTAATCCACTTCTCTAATTCTTCTTATTACTTTACTAACTATATTTAATACAGTAAAATTATGTTTCCCATGGGATAATAAGAAATAACTCTTATCTGATCTTAAAGCATTCAAATAAATCAAAAGTATACTCTTCTCAGAGCCTGGTCGTACCTGTGCCCCACATTAGTTGGCTGTCTGCACGCCATTCTCTGAGCTAGGTGAAGAGCAAAGCAGCAGGTGTGACCCAGTGTGGTCCACTCCAGATTAATAGGCCTCACGTTGCTGGAGCAGAATTGGGTGTCCACCCAGGATTTGACATTCTGACATAAAGTTTCAGAGCATGGGTCTGTGGTGTGGTTGGTGTAGATGGGGCGGCTGTAGGACTCTGCTGACGACGAGGTCTTCTCCCTACAGGAGGCGCAGCCATGAGAGCTGGTGTGAAAGAGGGTGACCGGATCATCAAAGTGAGTAAACCTGACCTGCCCCCGTCTTACAGTAGTGGCAGGTTCAAGAGCTGCCCAGTGCAGTGCCTATCTCGTAGTTCATTTCATTTCTCCCTCTCAGCAGCCACTAGATCAGGTATTACCATACATAACAGGGAAGGGGATGAAGATGGCCAGCTTCTGTGATCCCAGTTCTTCAAGTTCACTGACCTTGAAGTGTTCTGGAACTGGTTTTATTTATCCTTATTtcacaaaagacaaaaaataggGTTAAGAGGAAACAGCTGTGGCTAGTGAAGGACCCACGCCCTCGGGTT
This region includes:
- the Gm6570 gene encoding predicted gene, EG625281; its protein translation is MVAAEKTEKSLELINSRLQLVMKSGKYVLGYKQTLKMIRQGKAKLVILANNCPALRKSEIEFYAMLAKTGVYHYSGNNIELGTACGKYYRVCTLAIIDPGDSDIIRSMPEQTGEK